The genomic region TTATGTCTTTTATTAGAAGATGTACAGATCATTACTTACAGTGTGAACAACAAGATGTGCGCTTGGAAACTATAAAAACTGTGGCAAAATTGCTTATCAAAGCCATTGAAAGAAGTGCATACACAAGTTCGCGAACTTTAAATACTTTGATTGATGAATCTCTAGGCAAACTTTTGTCAATTGGTCACTCAGATTTTGATCATGAGGTACGCTATAGAGTGCTAGAAATTTTTACTAATCCAATATTTGACAAGTACTTAGCCATTGAAGAACATCTCAGTTGTCTTTTTGTCGCAATTAATGATTCAAACAGTGATGTGAGTGAATTAGCTTTGTGTATTGTTGGAAGATTGAGCAATATAAATCCAAGTTACACTACACCAGCATTGCGTCAACTGTTTGTTCAAATTTTAATGGAACTGCAGTACTCAGAATCATGTCGAAATAAGGAGCAATCACTGAGAATGgtgaacaatattatttcaCATGCTCCAAGATTGACTCGACAATTTGTAGATACCATTCTTAAGGTGCTTGTGCCCATACTGACAGAGAGTGAGAGTAATTCTGTTATGATAACAACAATTCTAAAAGCTATAGGAGACTTAGTCGAAGTAAATGGTGGTGGAAATGCCTTGGTACAGTGGTTACCGGATTTAATTTCAGTACAGCTTGAAATACTTTCTGATCCAAATCAAATGGAAAAAAGGAGTGTAGCATTATGGTCATTTGGTCAAGTTATAAGTGCCATCGGCTATGTAGTTACGCCATACATGGAGTTTCCAACTTTGATGGATATGCTactaaatcttttaaaaaccgAACAACATGCAAGAGATAGGAGAGAAACTATTCGTGTTTTGGGTCTTTTAGGTGCCTTAGACCCCTATAAACATAGGATTAATCAAGGATTAATTGATTTTCAAACAGTGTCCACATTAATACCTATAACTGATACGGCTTCCACTCACGATAATTTTGATACAAATGTCAGTGAAATGCTTGTGAGTATGTCGCCATTAGTTTTGGACGAATTCTATCCAGCGATTGCCGTTACATCTCTAATGCGTATATTACGTGATCCACTTCTAGCCCAGCATCATACAAGTGTAGTTCATtctgttacttatatatttcaaactttGGGTATTAAATGTGTCCCCTATATATCGCGTGTTACACCCAGCCTCCTTTATGTGATTCGTACAACTGATAACCACAACTTCAGGGAGTTCCTATTTACAAAACTAGCAATCATTATATCAGtagttaagattcacatacGAGCATATTTGgaagaaatatttgatttaattaaggaGTATTGGACGCCAGATAGTCAGCTACAAAACACACTAATTTTACTAGTCGAGCATATAACCGTAGCTATTGGAACTGAATTCAAAATATATCTGCGGAAAATTTTGCCAAATATATTAAGAGTTCTAAAATGTGACAAcagtaaagataaaattttaacgGAAAAGCTGTTGCTTGCCATACAAAAGTTTGAAAACAATTTAGATGATGTCCTCTTGTCAATAGTGCCGACTATTACCGGGCTATTCGATGGAAGAAATATTCCGATATCTATATCAAAGTTGGCAATGGAGACCATAGAGCACTTGTCTATGTATCTGAACTTTAGGCCGTTTTCGGCAATGATAATACAAGCACTAGCAAAAGTCTTGGAGAACAGTCCAACTCTGCGCCAAACGGCAATGAACACTCTTTGTGCGCTGATCGTCCAACTGGGACGACAATATATAGACTATATTCCCTCGGTAGATCGAATAttagtgaaaaataaaattcagtcTCCCAATTACATTGTACTTGTAACGAGACTACAAGTGATTTCGACATTAGCATCAGATGATGATTACTTAGATGAAACAAGATTACGATTGCGAAATCTGAAAACGGATGTaagtaaatgttcattatcatTAAAGACAGTGGCGGATTTACCAGCAGGCTGAGTAGGCTTCAACCTAGGGTGGCAGATTTTTGGGGCGGCAAATTTTCCGTCAAATCCATCAAAGAAGAAATCAAAAAAGATTTCTTCTTGACggttttctaatattttaaagatagaaGTCTGCAACAAATTTTGCCGATTACTTGACATTGTACATTTAACGGTGCAGCAAAATTCCACATTCTAGAATAAAACAGCCAGTTCACCGCCCCCTAACGGTCAGTCCCGCATATCCTCAtactcatgtgggggaaacgcgtaaacgcgtatTTCCAGCTAGAAAATAAACGCTTCCAATCAGTAGTAGGACTAgcatgtaaaaatataacagttGCCGAGGCAAGGGCGGCAAAAACTATACAGCCTATACCTTGAAAATTTGTAAATCCGCCACTGATTAAAGAAAATGTACGTAAGAATGTCAGTgtgatgttaatattttatttcataggtCGTAAGCAACAGTGATCCGCAGTCAATTCAGAAATTGACATTAAATGTAGATAAACTGCGAAAGTGTTGGTTGgttaacaatttaatatcgAAGGAAGATTGGTTAGAATGGCTACGCCAGCTAAGTGTCGGATTTCTTACAGAGTCAAATAGTCCTGCAATGcggtaagttatattattttttgactaTAGCAtactattgattttttattattaccaacACTAGAGTGGCTTTAACGTGATCATTTTGCAGAGCATGTTCGAGCTTAGCACAAAACTATCCACAATTAGCGAGTGATTTGTTCAATGCTGCATTTATGTCTTGTTGGACGGAGCTGGGTAAAGAGCCCCGGTATGAATTGGTGACGGCCTTAGAGCGAGCCCTTTCAGTCCCCGACGTGCCCGAGCTAGCACTAGCCGTGCTTAACTTAGCGGAATTCCTCGAACATTGCGAAAAAGGCGCCTTGCCTATATCTATAAAACTACTGGGTGACACTGCCATCACATGTAGGGCATACGCAAAAGCTTTGTACTATAaggtaaataataagaatacatTGCCTCAACTAATTGCTTATCCCAGAAATTTAAAGTTTTCAGAGATAAACCTtccaaaaaatacatttatgtgttacatatgttttttaactatatttatagattCATAAAAATCTcaacattttatatgtttttataggaAGAAGAGTATAGAAGAAATCCTTCAACACAAGTTGTTGAGGctcttattcatataaataataaattacaacagAAAGAATCTGCTAATGGTTTGTTAGAAAAAGTGATAATGCAAAAGAAGAATGGTGATTGCTCGTTGAATGTTCATGTTCGCTGGTATGAAAAGTTACACAATTGGGATCAGGCATTGGACCTTTACAGTAAGAAGTTAGAAGTAGAACCACAAGATATCGAGTCGAGGATGGGCATGATGCGCTGTTTGGAGGCCATGGGTGAATGGCGGAAATTGTATAACATTACTAGTGAGCAGTGGGATTCAATGGCAGATGATAACAAACATAAGTCTGCTAAAATGGCTGCAGCAGCATCTTGGGGTCTTCAGGAGTGGGATTCCATGAAAAAATACGTGGAGTGTATCCCAGAGGATAATCAGGAAGGAGCCTTTTACCGAGCAATTTTGTCCATACACGAAGGACAATGGTCGGAGTCGAGACACTACGTCGACTTAGCGAGAAATTTATTAGATGCTGAATTATCCGCAGTAGTTGGTGAAAGTTATCAGAGAGCGTATGGAGCATTGGTAAATGCTCAACTATTAACCGAGTTGGAAGAAGTAGTTACATATAAACTTGTAGAAGAAAGAAGGAGTATCATACACAGAACTTGGTGGACGAGGCTCCAGGGCGGTCAACGTTTAGTTGAGGATTGGAGAAAAATGCTTCAAATACGCAGCTTAGTATTAACCCCGCGCGAAGATTTTCAGACTTGGTTGAAGTTTGCGTCACTTTGTAGAAAAACGGGTGCAATAAATCAAGCACATAAAATAGTCCTTTCAATATTAGGTAGCGATCCAGTGACTAACCCGGATGTGTTGCTACATGCACAGGACCCTAGAATCGTTTTAGCGTACAGCAAGAACTTGTGGGACGTTGGAAATAAACGCTATGCTTATGACGTATTACAAAGACTTGTAGACACATCTAAGCCGGATAATGAAGATCAATGTAGATTGCTTGCACGTTGCCATTTAAAACTCGGCTCCTGGTGTGAATCTCTTCAAGAAATTAATGAGCTTTCTATTCCGGAGATTTTGAGGAACTATAATGAAGCTATCATTCTAGCCCCAGAGTGGTATAAGGCCTGTCACGCATGGGCTTGTATGAACTTTGAAACCGTTTTGTTCTACAAACAACAAGACAATATTTCGGAGAGTAGTATAGCTGGAAGCTCAagtgagaaaaaaatatcacgAGCAGAGTTTATCAACAGTTATACTATACCGGCTATTGAAGGTTTCTTCAAATCAATTAGTCTGTCAAATGGAAACTCTCTTCAAGATACATTAAGACTACTCACGTTATGGTTCGATCACGGCCATCATCCAGCAATCTATGATGCGTTATTCGAAGGTGTTAGACAGATTGACGTTAAAATATGGTTACAAGTAATACCGCAACTAATAGCACGAATAGACTCGCCGAGAAGTTTAGTTGCTAAATTAGTACATATTTTACTCATAGATATTGGAAAGACCCATCCACAGGCGTTAGTTTACCCTTTGACAGTCGCTACTAAATCTTCTTTTGTCACAAGAAAATCTGCCGCAAATTACATTCTGAAAACAATGAGTACTCACTCATATAGACTTGTCAACGAGGCGGCCATAATATCAGAGGAATTGATCAAAGTAGCCATGTTATGGCACGATCAGGTTTACACCGCACTGGACGACGCTTCGAGGTAACACTCGAACAATTCGATATCCTGACGTGGAGTGAGCAATATCATCATAGTCTCATTCGCTTTTGTCTATTTTAGGTTGTACTACAGTGAAAAAGATTACAGGGGAATGTTTCGAACTCTGGATAAAATGCACGCGATGCTCGATCGTCCGCCGGAAACTCTGAAGGAGGTTTCATTCTTACAAATGTACGGGCGGGATCTACAGGAGGCACATCGGTGGTGCGAACTGTACAAGGTATGGTCGCTGCTCAAAGTATGACCGAGGCCGCCTGAGACGAGATGACACCGCTAACTGCAACTTACTCCACAGGAGAGCAACGAGGAGCGGTTCCTGAACGAGGCGTGGGATCTGTACTGCCACGTGGTGCGGCGTATCGGCCAGCAAGTGCGCTCGCCCACGTCGCTGGAGCTGCAGTACGTGAGTCGCCGCCTGCACAGCTGCCGCGACCTGGAACTAGCTGTGCCCGGCTCCTACGTGCCCGACCAGCGCCTCATACGCATCGCCACCATCGACACGCACTTGCAGGTCCCAACATTACCttctttctctttctgtcactaTGGACGTATCCTATTGTGTATAACTTCTTGTTTTAGGTGATCAAATCGAAGCAGCGGCCTCGACGTCTCACCATTCGAGGCTCCGACGGAAAACAGTACATGTTCCTTCTGAAAGGTCACGAGGATTTGCGTCAAGACGAAAGAGTCATGCAGCTGTTCGGACTCGTCAACACGCTCCTCCAGGCGGACACTAGCACTAACAGGCACGATCTTGCCATACAGAGGTATGCAGTCGTACCTCTGTCTCCTAACTCGGGATTGATCGGTTGGGTACCGCAGTGCGACACGCTGTACAATTTAGTTAGTGACTACAGAGATAAAAAGTCGAATAAATTGACTTTAACCAAGGAACAGCAGATTATGATGAGCATGGCGTCCGACTATCAGAAGTTAATGCTGAAACATAAGGTATGAAATTAGGTCGCAAGCTATTACGTACGTTGTAGTCATCACAAACACATTCAAtactgaaatgttttttttttttcacatggTTAACTTATCTAGTAGTGACTCACTTCACTATACATTAAGTTTCACTacatcaacaaatattaaataaataaataaaccgcaataatttaactatataagcgtcaatagcgcagtggtttggagactgtcaagcaATGAAAAGatcaggttcgatcctgacccgTTGGACTATTGTCGCCTCTACTCCTAAAGCTTAATAAGGGGCATAGtattactaacattatttaaatagaatacgattataaaaataaaaatccgtATAAAATAAGAAGTTGTATAATTAGCGTGTAGGTagtgcttaaatatatattttaaagattttagtttgttaaaaattttaaaataatttgttgttatttcCGGAACCTGATCATCGGCTGGTGCAATAGTTTTCGTTAACCCGACATGGAAAACAGTTTTTCAGAAATACAATGGAATATTAGATTTCATCAAGTTAACCTTTGATACTGATTCGAGCATAATTTCCATTTTcatagttaattttaatatctggTGTTGCTAATAAAATAATCCATTCTCGATATTAACGAATGTGTAGATGTTGTAACGTCTAacttttaagttatatattttttgattagtaaaaatgttttagaaatgtATCAGTTGGAATATtcaatatgattttttgttgttgtagtAGTATAAAAAGATACagctgatataaaaatatagtatcgaTGCTGAAAacgcatataatattttatataaaaactaaatgatTACTTATTTATCAATAAGTATAATACATCTGTTTGTCTGGATGTACAAACTACTACtgctatttgtatattatttattacatcattattataaattaaacttatttccaGGTGGAAGTTTTTGAATACACACTTTCTCAGACACCTGGAAATGATCTGTCGAGGCTTCTTTGGCTAAAAAGCCCATCTGCGGAGGCATGGTTCGAACGTCGAACGAATTACACGCGATCTCTGGCGGTTATGAGCATGGTGGGCTACATCCTTGGACTCGGAGATCGACATCCTTCTAATATCATGCTGCACAGAGTAACCGGCAAAGTTCTTCATATCGATTTCGGAGACTGCTTCGAAGTTACGCAAACCAGGGAAAGGTTTCCGGAGAAGATTCCGTTTAGATTGACGAGAATGTTAATCGATGCTATGGAGGTAAAGAAACTTTACTACACAATAAACTCCGCGAGgataaataaacacattaacTTTTCACCTGTTTCtctttttaatatgtttgtttatttatttttgttaaaaaaatgctgttttttttctagaaaagaAAGTAATACAATAACATGTACAGCCAAATCAGTTTGGAGatatgtttgtgtttttaatatatttattgccattttagtattaatttttatatgtgacggcaagcatttttttttatttttttttatttttattagtatttatggAGTTAActccatattatattatttcaaaacataattgttaattattgttttacatGTTTCGTAGGTGACTGGTATAGAAGGCACATATCGTTTTACATGCGAGTCAGTGATGCATGTTCTCCACAAGCATAGAGACAGCGTCATGGCGGTCCTTGAAGCTTTTGTCTACGACCCGCTGCTCAACTGGAGACTTATAGATAATGAAAAGCATTCTATCACAGAGTCGACTTTCTCGTCTGATATAGATTCCTCTTATTCTCTTCCGAGCAGGAGCCGTAATCATCTTCACTACGAGTCCTTGGAAATGCCGGCCGAATCTAATCTCAATAAACGCGCTTTGGCGATATTGAACAGAATACGAGACAAATTGACTGGGAGGGACTTCCCCCACATAGAAGCAGTGGTCAGTGTGCCGAAACAAGTGGATCTCTTGATAAAAATTGCTACGAACAATGAGAATTTGTGTCAATGCTATATGGGATGGTGTCCGTTTTGGTGAAAAGTTCGTGTATTATATAGTTCGAGTTTCGCAGTGATCTACATTCATAGTGCATATTCGTAAAGTTCCTAATATATAAACAAGTCACGTTATGAATACATATGAAGTAAGTATTCTATATTATCTTAACATTTAAAGATTTCAAGTACTCGTATTTACTCATAATGACTACAAGAAGGTGTCTATAAGGTGGCTATCTTTTATTTTACGATTGATAATAGCTGATGTAGGCGTTTAAtgctttgaatttaatttattactgattcaagatatttaaaatattttatatatgccaatcttaagaatatataaattatattcatttcataACTTGTGTTTCACAGATAAGTTGGCATATGTTTGAGTAATTAGGATTTATATGAAAACTTGCTAAGAGCGATAATAAATACGACTACTCAGCTCATTATTGCACGAGTCTGCTCGGTTTTAGAGTTATTCGAGTTAAATATGTTATCGGAAATGTATGTAAATCGTCATGctactagtattatatatgtgaaagtctgtatatttgtttctttgtcaCGCAAAACGCCTGGATGGGTTTGGAATAGAGATAGATATACAATTCGTAGATTTTCTACATTTCCTGTAACATATAAACCCTGTCGAATGTCGACAGCCTACACACGTcatcttttttatatacgtctcatttaccgtaccgtaacagcctgtaaatgttccactgctgggctaaaggcctcctctcctctttttgaggagaaggtttggagcttattccaccacgctgctccaatgcgggttggtagaattcacatgtggcagaatttcagtgaaattagacacatgcaggtttcctcacgatgttttccttcaccgtaaagcacgagatgaattataatcacaaattaagcacatgaaaattcagtgaaaaaaaatatataaaccctATACATATAGAATTATATGATACTGAAGCTATTATTCACTAAGAAATTGCAaacatataactttttttaatgttctctCTCGGTCAAATATTCTCAATAtcgttaattaaatacttataaataaaccatttattaatatgctatttaaagtttaatatgtttattggtataatatatatcaataaacagATTACTGAGGTATCTTTGTAGAATAAAATTCTATCAATCTCTGCATATAACAAGACGAGCAggatggcgtggttggtggatgcttgcctttcacgccgaaggttgtgggttcgattcccacccaggacagatatttgtgtgtatgaacatgtctatttgtcttgagtctgggtgtaattatctatataagtatgtatttacaaaagaaaaatagtatatgttgtatatcagttgtctggtttccatagtacaagctctgtacaagcttaatttgggatcagatgcccGTGTGTGACAAATgtcgcaggatattattattattattatataacaaaacactGATGTGTTTAATAATGTACTTTCAAGagtgtaagtattattttatcataagacacattttaaaaatatgtaaaatctttattatatgtgagtaaaaataaatgataattaaataaaaatgttttactgtgTAAATGTTTCGCTTAAGTCTACATCGCTATACCGAATAGATCATTTCTCGACAACACTGTCTTTTTTATAACTGACGAATGAGAGTGGTAACAATTCTGACAATTTCGTACACAAGACTTTGTCCAAAGTCGGTTTGCTCAAATACACTTCTATGTCACCATCCGAACCACAGAATTCGCTTAGAGTTTGTCTACACACACCGCAGGGCGCCGTAAAGCAGTCCTTTTGATAGGCCACCACAGCCACTGCTTTGAAATTCAAATAGCCTTCGCAAACAGCTTTCGGTACAGCCGCCCTCTCTGCGCAGATACATGGCGTAAGCGTCGAGTTTTCTATGTTACATCCTGTATATACTTTTGAACCATCTTCTGTGAGAATTGCTGCACCCACTGCGAAATTTGAGTATGGACAGTACGCTCGTTTTCGTACCTCCACCGCTTCTcgcaataaactttttataacatcgcctgcaataaaaatatttctttctttaaCTGAATAACACGGCCCTAATCAAGATCTTGATAAGGTAGTCGACCTTCCGGAGTGTTCGTACGATATGGGTCTGTTgagtaataacattatttactaatctattttttttaattgaaacattttCCAAATTAGTTTGTACAAAAACCAACACaaagtaaatatgaaattttgcaaagtATTATTTACCAATAGATTTGGAATGTAGGTCAATGCGTAACAGTAAGCTtgctaataaaaatagatttccTCTATAATTTAGCGCAATCATTGCGAGCTCAGAATATTTATCTAACATATTAAAgagagaaaaaaacattttcaatttcaaattaaactatatttttataaaatgaggCCAATCTGACTTACCCAATGAACTGAAGTCGACAATTTTGGAATTATCCATTAGCGCGTAATTATGTTCGTAATTGTATAAAGTACGTGGCGAATTGTAGAGGCGTCCAACTCTCTATGTGGTCACCGGTCAACTGTTGTCTGATTATCGCTAACGATTGTTGATTAAATACTCTGACTTTTACAATTGAAAGTATCTTATGTGAACTTATATTATGAATTGAGACTGTTGATACACATGAGTTACGTAAAAATACTATGctcaatattaatcaaaattaaacaagaaaagGAGACTTATTAATCGCGAAACTAGAAGAGCTCCGTCTACgtacaaaatgttatatatgttatatttgtttcattattccTTTCGCATTCTTGCAGAATATTCTTTATATGGTGTTTTCTTTATTATGatagtttatagttttaaaaataaacaaagaaatattaagtttaagcttaatagcatatttttaaattgtcaatgtAGTCACAACGAAAATTATAGGACTATGAATAGTTTCCAAGAAAATGCTgcaaaataataagaaacatgataactttctatataaaatttatgttatgatGTATGTGATGTATGATTTCTTGAAATTTGTATATTCATAAAATGTGTACAAAAAAGATTGTCTGTATAGAAGACGGAATCAACACTGTAaccatttttatgttttctagaaagtatactttattcaattgtatactttatacaattaattaggctttcacaagcacttttgattcgtcaatttacaattttaatataaagccactaacggtttggaatgtagattatgCCAATAAGAACCGGCAAAAAATCCCCAGATTATAGGAAGGATATGAAACCGAAAGCTAggtgttataagtttatcttcacttctcgtgtttatacaatgtttgtcACTGTTTCTATCAAAATCATCTATGTCGTCTAAAAATTCTGTGGTCTCAGCAAAAAATACAATATCGCAAATACCAATACcactatgtatatacatatttactaaaataggAAAGGACCTAAAAtagacccctgtggaacgcccaTTTTTAACACAGACCCGATAGACTTTAtcccatttataaaaatatgttgggTTCTTTGACTTAGGTATGAAGCAATGAGCTTTGCGTTTAATACCACAGTCTGTATAAAAGCGTTTCGTGACCCACACATTGACTGCTTTAAAAAGACCACACAATATACCAATAGCATTTTGTGTTTCCTCCCATGCATCCTATATATGCTAAAGCAGCGCTATAGCGGCGTCAGTAATGGAACGACCTCTCGTTAAACCGTATTGCTCCCTATGATAAATGTCATTGTGTGCATCTGTCAAATTATTGGAATAggaaaattataagtattgaaggtttagagcttataccaccacgctactccaatgcggattggtggaataaatatgtggcagaattttagagaaaaataaaaatttaaaagttctaATAAAAATAGCACTTCCGAGTGTAATTGCAATTTTTAGGTaggtacttattatattaaacaaacgcATAAAAAGAGCGTGGGACGTGCGGGAATACATTAGCACAGCATGCTTACGGGCGAATAGTTTTATTAACtcgataatgatattattataatagcccATTACTTAAATACCATAGCTAGTATGATATAAACGTTCAGGCAGTAGTAGTTCTTTGATACGTCTGCagcgtaatatatttttttaagaactgAGTAAAATCTCACGTCTTTTGATATCGCTTTTCATCTTAAGTGTTGGTTATGTTTTCggtcacaaaatatatttta from Nymphalis io chromosome 11, ilAglIoxx1.1, whole genome shotgun sequence harbors:
- the LOC126771716 gene encoding serine/threonine-protein kinase Tor-like; translated protein: MTSHQVSDLILGLKSRHTETRHKAIRELVHFVKTDLGEMSQESLTQAFDEFNQQIHLLTSSYDSNDKKAGILTIVCLISGDSEAHKTRINRYAQYLRNIFPSNDINILELAAKSMGRIATTLGIKRGEFVEIEIKRAFEWLAEERNEGKRLSACFILRELAIAMPSYFFQHINGFFNYIMLALRDPKEQVREAAGKALRAAFVVTAQREIPEQSNKAHWYIQCYEETMASFTDTMARERVLSRDDHVHGALLIFNELLRCSNSNWEKKYTALMQKLDSEQEISEEISSLNRKNHSLSYNYDERNQCISISESSICKKLIIEKYDKIAVEVMAQQISRSHNVHQMLLLIIPRLSAFNREAFARKHLKSTINHLITFLRGREKEKAMAFTTLGLICVAMEDDIQQYLSRIIEIIKVTLPLKDVPKKRNGTETPLLNCVTLLGIAMKENVSNEIRELLDPICATGLSPQLTTCLKELSQSLPSLKKEITDRLLHILSLILRKKPYISNNTESPSMLMLSTALLIEPHDAVKLVLALHTLGTFDFEWNNTLMSFIRRCTDHYLQCEQQDVRLETIKTVAKLLIKAIERSAYTSSRTLNTLIDESLGKLLSIGHSDFDHEVRYRVLEIFTNPIFDKYLAIEEHLSCLFVAINDSNSDVSELALCIVGRLSNINPSYTTPALRQLFVQILMELQYSESCRNKEQSLRMVNNIISHAPRLTRQFVDTILKVLVPILTESESNSVMITTILKAIGDLVEVNGGGNALVQWLPDLISVQLEILSDPNQMEKRSVALWSFGQVISAIGYVVTPYMEFPTLMDMLLNLLKTEQHARDRRETIRVLGLLGALDPYKHRINQGLIDFQTVSTLIPITDTASTHDNFDTNVSEMLVSMSPLVLDEFYPAIAVTSLMRILRDPLLAQHHTSVVHSVTYIFQTLGIKCVPYISRVTPSLLYVIRTTDNHNFREFLFTKLAIIISVVKIHIRAYLEEIFDLIKEYWTPDSQLQNTLILLVEHITVAIGTEFKIYLRKILPNILRVLKCDNSKDKILTEKLLLAIQKFENNLDDVLLSIVPTITGLFDGRNIPISISKLAMETIEHLSMYLNFRPFSAMIIQALAKVLENSPTLRQTAMNTLCALIVQLGRQYIDYIPSVDRILVKNKIQSPNYIVLVTRLQVISTLASDDDYLDETRLRLRNLKTDVVSNSDPQSIQKLTLNVDKLRKCWLVNNLISKEDWLEWLRQLSVGFLTESNSPAMRACSSLAQNYPQLASDLFNAAFMSCWTELGKEPRYELVTALERALSVPDVPELALAVLNLAEFLEHCEKGALPISIKLLGDTAITCRAYAKALYYKEEEYRRNPSTQVVEALIHINNKLQQKESANGLLEKVIMQKKNGDCSLNVHVRWYEKLHNWDQALDLYSKKLEVEPQDIESRMGMMRCLEAMGEWRKLYNITSEQWDSMADDNKHKSAKMAAAASWGLQEWDSMKKYVECIPEDNQEGAFYRAILSIHEGQWSESRHYVDLARNLLDAELSAVVGESYQRAYGALVNAQLLTELEEVVTYKLVEERRSIIHRTWWTRLQGGQRLVEDWRKMLQIRSLVLTPREDFQTWLKFASLCRKTGAINQAHKIVLSILGSDPVTNPDVLLHAQDPRIVLAYSKNLWDVGNKRYAYDVLQRLVDTSKPDNEDQCRLLARCHLKLGSWCESLQEINELSIPEILRNYNEAIILAPEWYKACHAWACMNFETVLFYKQQDNISESSIAGSSSEKKISRAEFINSYTIPAIEGFFKSISLSNGNSLQDTLRLLTLWFDHGHHPAIYDALFEGVRQIDVKIWLQVIPQLIARIDSPRSLVAKLVHILLIDIGKTHPQALVYPLTVATKSSFVTRKSAANYILKTMSTHSYRLVNEAAIISEELIKVAMLWHDQVYTALDDASRLYYSEKDYRGMFRTLDKMHAMLDRPPETLKEVSFLQMYGRDLQEAHRWCELYKESNEERFLNEAWDLYCHVVRRIGQQVRSPTSLELQYVSRRLHSCRDLELAVPGSYVPDQRLIRIATIDTHLQVIKSKQRPRRLTIRGSDGKQYMFLLKGHEDLRQDERVMQLFGLVNTLLQADTSTNRHDLAIQRYAVVPLSPNSGLIGWVPQCDTLYNLVSDYRDKKSNKLTLTKEQQIMMSMASDYQKLMLKHKVEVFEYTLSQTPGNDLSRLLWLKSPSAEAWFERRTNYTRSLAVMSMVGYILGLGDRHPSNIMLHRVTGKVLHIDFGDCFEVTQTRERFPEKIPFRLTRMLIDAMEVTGIEGTYRFTCESVMHVLHKHRDSVMAVLEAFVYDPLLNWRLIDNEKHSITESTFSSDIDSSYSLPSRSRNHLHYESLEMPAESNLNKRALAILNRIRDKLTGRDFPHIEAVVSVPKQVDLLIKIATNNENLCQCYMGWCPFW
- the LOC126771801 gene encoding cytidine deaminase-like, which translates into the protein MDNSKIVDFSSLGDVIKSLLREAVEVRKRAYCPYSNFAVGAAILTEDGSKVYTGCNIENSTLTPCICAERAAVPKAVCEGYLNFKAVAVVAYQKDCFTAPCGVCRQTLSEFCGSDGDIEVYLSKPTLDKVLCTKLSELLPLSFVSYKKDSVVEK